In Apostichopus japonicus isolate 1M-3 chromosome 5, ASM3797524v1, whole genome shotgun sequence, a single window of DNA contains:
- the LOC139967580 gene encoding protein D2-like, which translates to MWGLSVLTTILAILLFATSADAIVEEVTGPFCSGMDYLLVSFCNNPDKAIECGGFRQIEEFDQHTDPPDLVRFSKANLNSYYTLIMADPDAPSHADPYSRYWIHWLVMNVKGSDVADGNVFTADTLTEYTTPKPPPGSGPHRYYFLLYKQFEFRQDPESLISREGFDIASFALQQQLDGPVAGTMFRTQAFCY; encoded by the exons ATGTGGGGTCTTTCCGTTTTGACAACAATTCTCGCCATTTTGCTATTTGCAACCTCTGCCGATGCTATAGTGGAGGAAGTAACGGGACCGTTCTGCAGCGGGATGGATTATCTTCTCGTCTCTTTCTGTAATAATCCAGACAAGGCTATCGAATGCGGCGGTTTCAGACAGATCGAAGAATTCGACCAGCATACGGATCCACCTGACTTGGTGAGATTCAGCAAAGCAAACTTG AATAGTTACTATACATTAATCATGGCTGATCCTGATGCACCCAGCCATGCCGATCCATACTCTAGATACTGGATTCATTGGCTGGTCATGAATGTCAAG GGATCAGATGTAGCAGATGGTAATGTTTTCACAGCTGACACCCTAACAG AGTACACGACCCCCAAGCCACCCCCGGGAAGTGGGCCCCATCGGTACTATTTCCTTCTCTACAAGCAGTTTGAATTTCGGCAAGATCCAGAGAGTCTCATCTCCAGAGAGGGCTTTGATATTGCGTCATTCGCCCTTCAGCAACAGCTAGACGGCCCAGTAGCTGGTACAATGTTTCGCACCCAGGCATTCTGTTATTAA
- the LOC139967582 gene encoding protein D2-like — protein sequence MLPFYPKRISIWLVILSVTIITAITCELEDSSIQCPDPSTSGNDVDGLLFVSYESVMDVVCGMAYNLEELNNHPEAPEVVQYAAAETDGYYTLIMVDPDAPSRTNPTLRYILHWLITNLKGSDLQTGQHNTGDVIAPYHGPAPPLGSGPHRYYLLLFQQDGPLTDITPPSSTSNFDWIEFAKSYDLGMPVAFNMFTTENIL from the exons ATGCTGCCATTTTACCCTAAGAGAATTTCCATTTGGTTGGTTATTCTGTCTGTTACCATAATTACTGCCATCACTTGTGAGTTGGAAGATTCATCAATACAGTGTCCAGATCCCTCTACCTCTGGTAACGATGTAGACGGGTTGTTGTTTGTGTCCTATGAGTCAGTAATGGATGTGGTTTGTGGAATGGCATACAACCTGGAGGAGCTCAATAATCACCCTGAAGCCCCAGAAGTTGTACAATATGCGGCAGCAGAAACT GATGGATACTATACCCTGATAATGGTGGATCCCGATGCACCATCAAGAACCAATCCTACACTCAGGTATATCCTGCATTGGCTGATAACAAATCTCAAG GGTTCTGATCTGCAGACTGGTCAACACAATACTGGCGACGTCATTGCAC CTTACCATGGCCCAGCTCCTCCTCTTGGTTCGGGTCCTCATAGGTACtaccttcttctttttcaacaAGATGGACCCTTGACCGACATCACTCCGCCGTCAAGTACGTCCAATTTTGATTGGATAGAGTTTGCAAAGTCTTACGACCTTGGTATGCCGGTAGCATTCAACATGTTCACtactgaaaatattttatga